From a single Calothrix sp. NIES-2098 genomic region:
- a CDS encoding peptidase M23B yields MTRPYCLVFICGLISTLGLGFILPDLQSASVAVESCPTPPALSRFRRHIVTRGETLESIAKLYNLNPATIISMNPVAKNGAVAVGSELQIPPYNGIVVEVPQGQTWRQVAAKYKVRPDAMFEINGCQQNPRVVFVPGVNGVANRPVTAPPTSATSPSPISGYPLPEATTVALPYGWQIHPTTGEVFFHSGVDLLAAVGTSVQAIAPGTVAFASEQGTYGKLVIINHSGGLQSRYAHLDTIKVSVGQQVKKGDLLGTVGTTGQPAAKQPHLHFEVRSSSSLGWAAQDPKSYLNK; encoded by the coding sequence ATGACTCGTCCCTACTGTCTAGTGTTTATCTGTGGTTTAATCAGCACTTTAGGGCTGGGATTCATACTCCCAGACTTACAAAGTGCCAGCGTTGCCGTAGAGAGTTGCCCCACTCCGCCAGCCCTATCTCGTTTCCGGCGTCATATAGTTACCCGTGGCGAAACCCTAGAGAGTATAGCCAAACTCTATAATCTCAATCCTGCAACTATTATTAGCATGAATCCAGTTGCTAAAAACGGCGCAGTGGCTGTGGGCAGCGAACTTCAGATTCCTCCCTACAATGGAATTGTGGTAGAAGTACCTCAAGGTCAAACGTGGCGACAAGTAGCAGCTAAGTATAAAGTTCGGCCTGATGCCATGTTTGAAATCAATGGCTGTCAACAAAACCCCAGAGTTGTGTTTGTTCCTGGGGTGAATGGTGTGGCAAATCGTCCTGTAACTGCGCCTCCTACATCGGCTACATCTCCTAGCCCAATAAGTGGCTATCCTTTGCCAGAAGCGACTACCGTGGCGTTGCCTTATGGTTGGCAAATTCATCCCACTACAGGCGAAGTATTCTTTCATAGCGGAGTAGATTTATTAGCAGCTGTAGGCACATCAGTACAAGCGATCGCCCCTGGAACTGTCGCCTTTGCTAGCGAACAGGGTACTTACGGCAAATTAGTCATCATTAATCATAGTGGCGGACTCCAAAGCCGCTACGCCCATCTTGACACTATCAAGGTGAGCGTCGGTCAGCAAGTAAAAAAAGGAGACTTGCTCGGAACCGTTGGTACTACTGGACAACCTGCTGCCAAACAACCCCATCTTCATTTTGAAGTGCGTTCTAGCTCATCTCTGGGTTGGGCAGCTCAAGATCCAAAAAGTTATCTCAATAAATGA
- a CDS encoding peptidase S1 and S6 chymotrypsin/Hap produces the protein MKLSLKQLAVYISLLIIGGGAGLLGSRYLLPKRYSFQELKNVTAALPPESVAPNPVSGPIGATGGDNVNFIATAVQKVGPAVVRINATRKVANPISDALKNPLLRRFFGEDEQPMPEERIERGTGSGFILSANGELLTNAHVVADTDTVQVTLKDGRSFEGKVLGVDAVTDVAVVKIPADKLPTVKLGNSQNLIPGQWAIAIGNPLGLDNTVTIGIISATDRTSAQVGVPEKRVSFIQTDAAINPGNSGGPLLNAQGEVIGVNTAIRADAQGLGFAIPIETAARIANQLFTKGRVEHPFLGVEMTDLSPTKKQQINQENNLNIQQDAGVVIKGILDNSPAKKAGLLAGDVIQKINRRPVKTSAQVQRLVESSSVGDILEIEVSRSGKTQIFKVQSGTYPQKK, from the coding sequence ATGAAGTTATCTTTAAAGCAACTGGCCGTCTATATATCTTTACTGATAATCGGCGGTGGTGCAGGTTTGTTAGGTAGTCGCTATCTCCTGCCAAAACGGTACTCTTTTCAAGAACTCAAAAATGTAACGGCAGCTTTGCCTCCAGAATCGGTAGCTCCTAATCCTGTTAGCGGGCCAATTGGGGCGACTGGGGGTGACAATGTGAATTTTATCGCCACAGCAGTGCAAAAAGTTGGCCCAGCTGTAGTGCGAATTAATGCTACTCGCAAAGTTGCAAATCCCATTTCTGACGCCTTAAAAAATCCCCTATTGCGGCGCTTCTTTGGTGAAGATGAGCAACCAATGCCGGAAGAACGAATTGAACGCGGTACAGGGTCGGGATTTATATTAAGCGCTAATGGCGAATTACTGACTAACGCTCATGTAGTCGCAGATACAGACACAGTACAAGTAACCCTCAAGGATGGTCGATCTTTTGAAGGGAAAGTTTTGGGAGTTGATGCTGTTACAGATGTGGCAGTAGTGAAAATTCCCGCAGATAAATTGCCTACAGTCAAGCTGGGCAATTCGCAAAACTTGATCCCAGGGCAGTGGGCGATCGCTATTGGCAATCCCTTGGGTTTAGATAATACTGTGACAATTGGTATTATCAGCGCTACCGATCGCACTAGCGCTCAAGTTGGTGTTCCAGAAAAGCGAGTTAGTTTTATCCAAACTGATGCTGCAATCAACCCTGGTAACTCTGGCGGGCCTTTGTTAAACGCCCAAGGAGAGGTGATTGGTGTTAATACTGCGATTCGTGCTGATGCTCAAGGTCTGGGTTTTGCAATTCCCATAGAAACTGCTGCTCGGATTGCGAATCAACTATTTACCAAAGGGCGCGTAGAACATCCTTTTTTGGGTGTAGAGATGACAGATCTTTCTCCCACTAAAAAGCAGCAGATTAATCAAGAAAATAATCTCAATATCCAACAGGATGCTGGTGTTGTGATTAAGGGTATTCTGGATAATTCCCCAGCAAAAAAGGCAGGACTGCTTGCTGGAGATGTGATTCAAAAAATCAATCGCAGGCCAGTTAAAACCTCAGCCCAAGTGCAAAGGTTAGTCGAGTCCAGTTCAGTTGGGGACATATTAGAAATCGAAGTCAGCCGCAGCGGTAAAACCCAAATTTTTAAAGTACAATCAGGGACTTATCCTCAGAAGAAGTAG
- a CDS encoding 2-C-methyl-D-erythritol 4-phosphate cytidylyltransferase: MGSDRNKLLLTVRSQPIITWTLKAAEAANSISWIGIISQPTDWEDLKAILADLKLTKPVELIRGGSTRQESVYNGLQALPAVAEQVLIHDGARCLATPDLLNSCAQAIRHCPGLIAAVPVKDTIKVVDEHGIIQSTPDRRQLWAAQTPQGFDVKLLKQCHAEGLRQGWEVTDDAALFEKCGIEVRIVQGEETNLKVTTPQDLAIAEFILKSRE, encoded by the coding sequence ATGGGGAGCGATCGCAATAAACTCCTACTAACAGTGCGATCGCAACCGATTATTACTTGGACTCTCAAAGCCGCAGAAGCGGCAAATAGCATCAGTTGGATTGGGATTATTTCTCAACCCACCGACTGGGAAGATTTAAAGGCAATTCTTGCTGATTTAAAGCTGACTAAACCAGTGGAATTAATTCGTGGTGGCTCCACCAGACAAGAATCTGTTTACAATGGCTTGCAGGCGCTACCAGCCGTCGCAGAGCAAGTTTTAATTCACGATGGCGCTAGATGCCTCGCCACACCAGATTTACTCAATTCCTGTGCCCAAGCTATCCGCCACTGTCCTGGTTTGATTGCTGCCGTTCCCGTCAAAGACACGATCAAAGTCGTTGATGAACATGGCATAATCCAAAGTACGCCTGACCGACGCCAATTATGGGCAGCACAAACTCCGCAAGGATTTGATGTGAAATTATTAAAACAGTGTCATGCCGAAGGTTTGCGTCAAGGTTGGGAAGTAACTGACGATGCGGCTTTGTTTGAAAAGTGTGGTATCGAAGTCCGAATTGTCCAAGGAGAGGAGACAAATCTGAAAGTGACCACTCCCCAAGATTTGGCGATCGCAGAATTTATCCTCAAAAGTAGGGAATGA
- a CDS encoding family 9 glycosyl transferase, which produces MRVVALVPGGIGDQILLFPTLDDLKLYYPNAQIDVVVEPRSKAAYRVSKSVNEVLTFDYKDRNSLADWGNLVGMIRDREYDVAIAVGQSWLVGLMLWLTGIPTRIGYQGKGAVFLTKTIPFKPSQYLPELYHDLLQLLNIQSPCPELAVNVPKPDLEWAQNEQKRLGINETGYVLIYPGSSPSSQIYAVKNWRQIIQDFQQKQPDLPVVIVKEPEDEQIVRSLLETCHHLKVTSPDNIGKLAAFVGGASLMLTTDRVALPLSVAVQTYTIGLFGATDPAQLLPTSEKFLAIKSPTGKLADISPTVVLDKIWGS; this is translated from the coding sequence ATGCGAGTAGTAGCCCTTGTACCAGGCGGAATTGGCGACCAAATTCTTTTGTTTCCGACTTTAGACGATCTGAAGCTTTATTATCCCAATGCTCAGATCGATGTCGTGGTGGAACCCCGGTCAAAGGCTGCCTACCGGGTCAGCAAGTCAGTTAACGAGGTACTGACCTTCGATTACAAAGACCGTAACAGTTTGGCAGATTGGGGTAATTTGGTGGGCATGATTCGCGATCGCGAGTACGATGTCGCCATTGCTGTGGGGCAAAGTTGGTTGGTGGGTCTGATGCTCTGGCTGACAGGAATTCCCACACGTATTGGCTATCAAGGGAAAGGAGCAGTTTTTCTCACCAAAACTATACCGTTCAAACCTTCCCAGTATTTGCCAGAGTTATATCATGACTTGCTGCAACTGTTAAATATTCAGTCTCCTTGCCCAGAATTAGCAGTCAATGTGCCAAAACCCGATCTTGAGTGGGCGCAAAACGAACAAAAGCGCCTAGGAATCAATGAAACAGGTTATGTCTTGATTTATCCTGGTTCTAGCCCATCATCCCAAATTTATGCTGTGAAAAATTGGCGGCAAATCATTCAAGACTTTCAACAAAAGCAGCCAGATTTACCTGTGGTGATTGTCAAAGAACCTGAGGATGAACAAATTGTGCGATCGCTTTTGGAAACCTGTCATCATCTTAAGGTGACTTCCCCTGATAATATTGGCAAGCTGGCTGCTTTTGTTGGTGGAGCAAGTTTGATGCTAACTACTGACAGGGTAGCCTTGCCACTTAGCGTTGCAGTCCAAACTTATACGATTGGCTTATTTGGAGCCACAGATCCAGCGCAGTTATTGCCCACAAGCGAGAAATTCCTGGCGATTAAATCCCCCACAGGCAAATTGGCAGATATTTCTCCAACGGTAGTTTTGGATAAAATCTGGGGTAGCTAA
- a CDS encoding ferric uptake regulation protein → MQKQAITTKPIRSLEDALEQCQLLGMRVSRQRRFILELLWQANEHLSAREIYDRLNQQGKDIGHTSVYQNLEALSSQGIIECIERCDGRLYGNISDSHSHVNCVDTNQILDVHIELPEEVIRQVEQQTGVRITDYSINFYGYRNSQAS, encoded by the coding sequence ATGCAAAAACAAGCAATTACTACAAAACCAATTCGTTCTTTAGAAGATGCACTTGAGCAGTGTCAACTGTTAGGAATGCGCGTCAGCCGTCAGCGTCGCTTTATTCTAGAACTACTTTGGCAAGCAAACGAACATCTTTCTGCTAGAGAGATTTACGATCGCTTGAACCAGCAAGGTAAAGATATTGGTCATACTTCTGTTTATCAAAATTTAGAAGCTTTATCCAGTCAAGGTATTATTGAGTGTATTGAACGCTGCGACGGGCGTTTATACGGTAATATCAGTGATTCCCATAGTCATGTTAACTGTGTTGATACCAATCAAATTCTCGACGTTCATATAGAACTACCAGAAGAAGTTATCCGTCAAGTCGAACAGCAAACAGGAGTACGGATTACCGATTACAGTATCAATTTTTATGGTTATCGCAACTCCCAAGCCAGCTAA
- a CDS encoding pentapeptide repeat-containing protein, with product MNLHIRHWLAENSIEIHRLHELSVGQMAGVAYRIVQDMEVKSLMPFDICTLTEVLELPLKAVWEEITAIAHLTENLLRSLSQKKPLKRNEGTWLAFQIAYLHSLQQVLAQEVGLQKPWLDRATIWNQGSREKIESPLQDGHLHELLDTLNPVKLSDTQAEQALSLVAGSLLVQQINNVTIAWLIANGAEEFEAKLLTQRLSHALPGYLLKVIAENPAPLAQLQKFVRLGNFSPSNSIDLEPELIENAPSPTIDDKIDICREIYRASLLKNLSQPLFIESFALPDIYVPLKGLPIEEESSFEQSQKIGSLIDLQTWAQQQLADLETIAVIESEPGCGKTSFCQIWAAKIAWELYPNWMPIIIRLRDIKYNTSLVATLNSAFGLDLQLNFATWLKQDYPRCLLLLDGLDELPPTKQGDRAKELFIQELLNLQLQGQHKIFLTSRIGTLQQIAPTLPQQFKRITIQPLDVEDLRYWFQQWAMVQSLPVAQNYFTFLKQAGLFAKKSKLPQLSALVRQPLMLYLLGVLHRDGLLDNEILKLAPNSAPLLWEIHHRLSRWLLGYPLTGGTKTMLLRSGSAHIHRTPEAIANLLSHRHPQDFLELMQATALKILHSDRAQINLSAEFSLPTLPSFYFRTQHSLSIELTHPNLGEYLYAEAIVTQLKILTQRQEPVDRQSPFILDSPSSVAQHLYNLLGYGILSQEIETLVIEGLRHQQKWQFSFEVLFQRLESFWRDYCQGRWLDEGIVHQAATNFHALQNPITIEQVNAAVGLNVFLLLCACDRTANVSFSPCGNPKNLAEFNPQALYVLIGRTAVLSANTFAKRVRFQSLSGINLSGAFLLHVILARVNLKQTNFLEATLMGANLAGANLTDANLLGANLIGADLTGANLTGANLTSANLTGANLTGANLTGANLTYTCLFDALLSDIQKEVAMLNGAIFSLEEFQRLKRFVSENSPLATFNTAANTDIYGENILNLGLIEGQEDDPTVPVDLN from the coding sequence ATGAACCTTCATATCCGGCATTGGTTAGCGGAAAATAGTATCGAAATACACAGGCTTCATGAATTGTCAGTCGGGCAAATGGCAGGAGTTGCCTACCGTATTGTTCAGGACATGGAAGTTAAAAGCCTGATGCCATTTGATATTTGTACCCTAACAGAGGTACTAGAACTTCCCCTCAAAGCAGTTTGGGAAGAAATTACTGCTATTGCTCATTTGACTGAAAATCTTTTGCGTAGTCTCAGCCAAAAAAAACCCCTAAAACGTAATGAGGGAACATGGCTGGCATTTCAAATTGCTTATCTTCATAGTTTGCAACAAGTTTTAGCGCAGGAAGTCGGCTTGCAAAAACCTTGGTTAGATCGAGCCACGATCTGGAATCAGGGTTCGCGAGAAAAAATAGAATCTCCACTGCAAGACGGCCACCTGCATGAGTTGCTGGATACTCTCAACCCAGTAAAACTGAGTGATACTCAAGCAGAACAAGCACTTTCTTTAGTAGCAGGTTCGTTACTCGTACAACAAATCAACAATGTAACCATAGCTTGGCTGATTGCGAATGGTGCAGAAGAATTTGAGGCGAAACTTTTAACGCAGCGTTTGTCACACGCACTTCCTGGTTATTTGTTGAAAGTCATTGCTGAAAATCCTGCTCCTCTAGCTCAACTGCAAAAATTTGTGCGTTTGGGAAATTTCTCCCCCTCTAATTCAATCGATTTAGAACCCGAACTCATAGAAAACGCTCCCAGCCCTACAATAGATGACAAAATTGATATTTGTAGAGAAATTTACCGAGCTAGTTTACTCAAAAACCTCAGTCAACCCTTATTTATAGAATCCTTTGCGCTTCCGGATATTTATGTTCCCCTCAAAGGTTTGCCCATAGAAGAAGAAAGTAGTTTTGAGCAAAGTCAAAAAATTGGCTCTTTAATTGATTTACAAACATGGGCGCAACAACAGTTAGCCGATTTAGAGACTATTGCTGTTATAGAATCGGAACCTGGTTGTGGTAAAACTAGTTTCTGTCAAATTTGGGCTGCAAAGATCGCGTGGGAACTTTATCCTAATTGGATGCCGATTATCATTCGGCTGCGAGATATCAAATACAACACAAGTTTAGTAGCAACTCTCAATTCAGCTTTTGGGCTAGATTTACAGCTAAATTTTGCTACTTGGTTAAAGCAAGATTATCCTCGCTGTCTGTTGCTGCTTGATGGTTTAGATGAACTCCCACCAACTAAGCAAGGTGACAGAGCAAAAGAGCTTTTTATTCAAGAGTTACTGAACTTGCAGTTGCAAGGACAACATAAGATTTTTTTGACAAGTCGGATAGGAACTTTACAGCAAATTGCTCCTACATTACCGCAGCAATTTAAAAGAATTACTATCCAGCCTTTAGATGTGGAAGATCTCAGATATTGGTTTCAACAATGGGCTATGGTGCAATCTTTGCCCGTAGCTCAAAACTATTTTACGTTCTTAAAACAGGCAGGATTATTTGCTAAGAAATCAAAGTTACCACAACTGTCTGCTTTAGTCCGCCAACCTCTAATGCTGTATTTGTTGGGCGTGCTACATCGTGACGGATTGTTAGACAATGAAATACTAAAATTAGCTCCTAATAGCGCACCCTTATTATGGGAAATTCACCATCGCCTGAGTCGATGGTTATTGGGTTATCCGCTAACAGGTGGGACAAAAACAATGCTCCTGCGGTCGGGTTCGGCTCATATCCACCGTACACCAGAAGCGATCGCCAATTTACTCTCTCATCGCCATCCCCAAGATTTCCTGGAGCTGATGCAGGCGACGGCTTTAAAGATTTTACACAGCGATCGCGCCCAAATTAATTTATCTGCTGAATTTTCGCTTCCAACTCTACCAAGCTTTTATTTTAGAACTCAGCACTCACTCAGCATTGAATTGACTCACCCCAATTTAGGCGAATACCTCTATGCAGAAGCTATTGTTACCCAATTAAAAATCCTTACCCAGCGTCAAGAACCAGTAGATCGTCAATCGCCATTTATCCTTGACTCTCCCTCTAGCGTTGCCCAACACCTTTACAACTTGCTCGGTTACGGTATTCTTAGTCAGGAAATAGAAACACTTGTCATTGAGGGTTTACGCCATCAACAAAAGTGGCAATTTTCCTTTGAAGTTTTGTTTCAACGTCTTGAGTCTTTCTGGCGTGATTACTGTCAAGGTCGGTGGTTAGATGAAGGGATAGTACACCAAGCCGCGACTAATTTTCACGCTCTGCAAAACCCCATTACTATCGAGCAGGTAAATGCAGCAGTCGGACTCAATGTATTTTTATTACTATGTGCTTGCGATCGCACAGCTAACGTTTCTTTTTCACCTTGTGGCAATCCTAAAAATTTAGCCGAATTCAATCCCCAAGCTCTGTACGTGCTCATTGGGAGAACAGCAGTTTTATCAGCCAATACTTTTGCCAAGCGCGTCAGATTCCAATCTCTATCTGGAATCAACTTATCTGGTGCATTTTTGTTACACGTGATTCTCGCTAGGGTAAATCTCAAACAAACAAACTTCTTAGAAGCAACATTGATGGGTGCGAATTTAGCAGGTGCAAACCTCACGGACGCAAATCTACTTGGTGCAAACCTCATAGGTGCAGATCTTACAGGTGCTAACCTCACAGGCGCAAATCTCACAAGTGCTAACCTCACAGGTGCTAACCTCACAGGTGCTAACCTCACAGGTGCTAACCTCACCTATACCTGCCTGTTTGATGCGCTGTTGTCGGATATCCAGAAAGAAGTTGCAATGTTAAATGGTGCTATCTTCTCTTTAGAAGAGTTTCAACGCCTGAAACGGTTTGTGTCAGAGAACTCTCCCTTAGCTACTTTCAACACAGCAGCAAACACAGATATTTACGGAGAAAATATTCTGAATCTAGGGTTAATTGAAGGACAAGAAGACGATCCAACTGTCCCTGTAGATTTAAATTAA
- a CDS encoding response regulator receiver protein — MSDRPLRLLLIDQDPIFRLGLRVALAEIPNLLIVGEVETDTAALQVLAELAKQDPNQVNLVVLELGNYRSPKLQQQGLQLYGQLKALYPHLPVLILSSVTEPGLLLAAKAAGVNGYCPKGTPVSELVRAMQEVAQGGSAWFGEEETQHSEISIQHSTLPFARLRNNLRLSGITYIETTLNSVTAQLQVPGLPLMDKAILAGRRRELLAARWLLNRTLTLPQESQQEQPQQFVSSSVQIPLVIPAQNSAIAPLDSPQLQNSPPLLSPRALQSNLFAACITNLQLPLENVTDIPLEIDILREDKKRELLYLILQKLAHQLDELRVAQITINQLSDLKFTILHDLWQVTITDFFGKFSRLQVGDRQIEIVKLLLQSYQIVQTEILNKIPLIIELFSHVLFQTDLQVDNTSYPAGSLEARSQALMILENLLIQVANGVVQPLLNSLADLEAIKQSYYDRRLISTRDIERFRNNLSWKYRLNNYINEPKAIFESRYELFVFAPRGIAKTSIYAPRGQELAQLSNLPLVVTLLLEFRDAIAPRIQSLLSIFGSGIVFILTQVIGRGLGLIGRGILQGIGSVSLTEKNPKSKSNKGTGNRE; from the coding sequence ATGAGCGATCGCCCTCTAAGATTATTGTTAATCGACCAAGACCCGATCTTCCGTTTAGGACTGCGGGTAGCATTGGCAGAAATTCCTAATTTGCTAATAGTAGGGGAAGTCGAAACGGATACCGCTGCTTTACAAGTTTTAGCAGAACTAGCCAAACAAGACCCTAATCAAGTAAATTTGGTAGTTTTGGAATTAGGGAATTACCGTTCTCCCAAGCTGCAACAGCAAGGATTACAACTCTACGGGCAACTGAAAGCTTTATACCCCCATCTACCCGTACTAATTCTGAGTTCCGTGACAGAACCAGGGTTACTTTTAGCAGCAAAGGCAGCTGGTGTAAATGGTTACTGTCCTAAAGGAACTCCCGTCTCTGAATTGGTAAGGGCTATGCAAGAAGTAGCGCAAGGTGGTTCTGCTTGGTTTGGGGAGGAGGAAACTCAGCACTCAGAAATTAGCATTCAGCATTCAACCCTCCCCTTCGCCAGGCTCAGAAATAATTTGCGTTTGTCAGGAATTACTTACATTGAAACCACCCTTAACTCGGTGACAGCACAATTGCAAGTACCTGGACTACCACTAATGGATAAAGCAATTCTCGCTGGACGGCGACGAGAACTATTAGCAGCGCGTTGGCTGCTGAATCGAACGTTGACTTTACCACAAGAAAGCCAACAGGAACAGCCGCAACAATTTGTGTCATCTTCCGTGCAAATACCTTTGGTAATTCCTGCTCAAAACAGTGCCATTGCTCCATTAGATTCGCCACAACTCCAAAATTCACCACCTTTACTTAGCCCTAGGGCATTACAATCTAATTTATTTGCAGCTTGTATTACTAATTTGCAATTACCTCTAGAGAATGTCACAGATATTCCTTTAGAAATTGATATTCTACGCGAAGATAAAAAGCGAGAATTACTTTACTTAATTCTGCAAAAACTGGCTCACCAATTAGACGAACTGCGGGTTGCTCAAATTACAATCAATCAATTATCTGATTTAAAATTCACGATATTACACGATTTGTGGCAAGTCACCATTACAGATTTTTTTGGGAAATTCTCGCGCTTGCAAGTGGGCGATCGCCAGATAGAAATTGTTAAATTATTACTGCAAAGCTATCAAATAGTCCAAACTGAAATTCTGAATAAAATCCCTTTAATAATAGAGCTATTTTCTCACGTACTATTTCAAACCGATTTACAAGTTGATAATACATCTTATCCAGCAGGTAGCTTGGAAGCGCGATCGCAAGCATTAATGATTTTAGAAAATTTGCTGATTCAAGTAGCTAATGGAGTAGTGCAGCCGCTACTTAACTCCTTGGCAGATTTAGAAGCGATCAAGCAAAGTTATTACGATCGGAGATTGATTTCAACGAGAGATATTGAAAGATTTAGAAATAATTTATCTTGGAAATACCGTTTAAATAATTATATAAATGAGCCAAAGGCAATTTTTGAAAGCCGCTATGAGCTATTTGTGTTTGCACCGCGTGGAATTGCGAAAACTTCAATTTATGCACCGCGTGGTCAGGAGTTAGCGCAACTATCAAATCTACCGTTGGTGGTGACATTGCTCTTAGAATTTCGCGATGCGATCGCACCTCGAATACAATCGCTATTATCTATTTTTGGTAGTGGAATTGTCTTCATTCTCACCCAAGTCATTGGTCGCGGTTTGGGCTTAATTGGTCGTGGAATTCTCCAAGGAATTGGCAGTGTTTCGTTAACAGAAAAAAATCCCAAAAGCAAAAGTAATAAGGGTACAGGAAATAGGGAATAG
- a CDS encoding phosphatidate cytidylyltransferase, with product MSNDWIGYSDFIGLAASYGYAIALLLFGEALGRVFHVQPNLTRKIIHVGAGMWVFGILLLFHRWEIGIVPFATFIAVNYLLYRYRIVGAMDTEDSSPGTVYFAISVTLLFALLWRPSGPVDNVPIAVAGVMAMTWGDALAALVGRRFGQHKYQVGTSVRSWEGSVTMFLASTTAIFLVLLLLPDSLLSPLAIAYGVNKALLAAVVSGTLATLAEGVSPHGTDNLSVPLVTAAVVWILINNS from the coding sequence ATGAGTAATGACTGGATCGGCTATAGCGATTTTATAGGATTGGCAGCATCTTATGGTTATGCGATCGCTCTCCTTCTATTTGGTGAAGCGCTAGGTAGAGTATTTCATGTCCAGCCGAATCTTACTCGTAAGATTATCCATGTAGGTGCGGGAATGTGGGTATTTGGTATACTTCTGCTTTTTCACCGCTGGGAAATTGGGATCGTGCCTTTTGCTACGTTTATTGCAGTTAACTATTTACTCTATCGTTACCGAATTGTCGGTGCAATGGATACTGAGGATAGTTCACCAGGGACGGTCTATTTTGCGATTTCTGTAACACTCCTGTTTGCACTGCTGTGGCGACCTTCTGGCCCAGTAGATAATGTCCCTATTGCTGTAGCTGGAGTGATGGCTATGACTTGGGGAGACGCCCTAGCAGCATTAGTTGGGAGGCGTTTTGGTCAGCATAAATACCAAGTGGGAACTTCTGTCCGTTCTTGGGAGGGTTCAGTAACCATGTTTCTCGCAAGTACGACAGCGATTTTTTTGGTGTTACTTTTACTACCTGATTCGTTACTGAGTCCGTTAGCAATAGCTTATGGAGTTAATAAAGCTTTATTGGCTGCTGTTGTTAGTGGGACTTTGGCGACGCTAGCTGAGGGAGTTTCACCTCATGGAACAGATAACCTCAGCGTTCCCTTGGTGACAGCAGCAGTAGTATGGATTTTAATTAATAATTCGTAA